One region of Oryza sativa Japonica Group chromosome 5, ASM3414082v1 genomic DNA includes:
- the LOC9266224 gene encoding rRNA 2'-O-methyltransferase fibrillarin 1 isoform X1, with protein sequence MRPPRGRGFGRGGGGRGDGGGRGGGGGRGFGRVGDSGGRGGRGGRGGRTPRGRGGGRGGGGRGGMKGGSKVVVVPHKHDGVFIAKAKEDALCTKNMVPGESVYGEKRISVQNEDGTKVEYRVWNPFRSKLAAAVLGGVDNIWIAPGTRVLYLGGASGTTVSHVSDIVGPTGLVYAVEFSHRSGRDLVNMAKKRTNVIPIIEDARHPARYRMLVGMVDVIFSDVAQPDQARILALNASYFLKNGGHFVISIKANCIDSTMPAEAVFASEVEKLKADQFKPSEQVTLEPFERDHACVVGGYRMPKKQKGTS encoded by the exons ATGAGGCCACCGCGAG GCAGGGGAttcgggaggggaggaggagggagaggcgatggcggcggccgcggcggcggcggtgggaggggaTTCGGGAGGGTCGGGGAcagcggcgggagaggaggccgtggtgggaggggaggcaggACGCCgaggggccgtggcggcggccgcggtggcggcgggaggggtGGCATGAAGGGCGGGAGCAAGGTGGTCGTGGTGCCGCACAAGCACGACGGCGTGTTCATCGCCAAGGCCAAGGAGGACGCGCTCTGCACCAAGAACATGGTCCCCGGCGAGTCCGTCTATGGCGAGAAGCGCATCTCCGTCCAG AATGAGGATGGAACCAAGGTTGAATACAGGGTGTGGAATCCCTTCCGTTCAAAGTTGGCTGCTGCTGTGCTTGGTGGTGTTGACAACATCTGGATT GCTCCTGGTACCCGTGTGCTGTATCTCGGTGGTGCCTCAGGAACAACCGTGTCTCATGTGTCTGATATTGTTGGACCG ACCGGTTTGGTCTATGCTGTTGAGTTCTCGCACAGGAGTGGTAGGGATCTTGTCAACATGGCCAAAAAGAGGACCAATGTAATTCCCATCATTGAAGATGCTAGGCACCCGGCGAGGTACCGGATGTTGGTTGGCATGGTTGATGTTATCTTCTCTGATGTTGCCCAGCCAGATCAG GCTAGGATCTTAGCCCTCAATGCATCCTACTTCCTGAAGAATGGTGGACATTTTGTCATTTCAATCAAG GCGAATTGTATCGACTCCACCATGCCAGCTGAGGCTGTGTTTGCTAGTGAAGTTGAGAAGCTGAAGGCAGATCAGTTCAAGCCCTCTGAGCAGGTGACGCTGGAGCCTTTCGAGCGTGACCATGCCTGCGTCGTTGGTGGTTACAGGATGCCCAAGAAGCAAAAGGGTACATCTTAA
- the LOC9266224 gene encoding rRNA 2'-O-methyltransferase fibrillarin 1 isoform X2 → MRPPRGRGFGRGGGGRGDGGGRGGGGGRGFGRVGDSGGRGGRGGRGGRTPRGRGGGRGGGGRGGMKGGSKVVVVPHKHDGVFIAKAKEDALCTKNMVPGESVYGEKRISVQNEDGTKVEYRVWNPFRSKLAAAVLGGVDNIWIAPGTRVLYLGGASGTTVSHVSDIVGPTGLVYAVEFSHRSGRDLVNMAKKRTNVIPIIEDARHPARYRMLVGMVDVIFSDVAQPDQDLSPQCILLPEEWWTFCHFNQGELYRLHHAS, encoded by the exons ATGAGGCCACCGCGAG GCAGGGGAttcgggaggggaggaggagggagaggcgatggcggcggccgcggcggcggcggtgggaggggaTTCGGGAGGGTCGGGGAcagcggcgggagaggaggccgtggtgggaggggaggcaggACGCCgaggggccgtggcggcggccgcggtggcggcgggaggggtGGCATGAAGGGCGGGAGCAAGGTGGTCGTGGTGCCGCACAAGCACGACGGCGTGTTCATCGCCAAGGCCAAGGAGGACGCGCTCTGCACCAAGAACATGGTCCCCGGCGAGTCCGTCTATGGCGAGAAGCGCATCTCCGTCCAG AATGAGGATGGAACCAAGGTTGAATACAGGGTGTGGAATCCCTTCCGTTCAAAGTTGGCTGCTGCTGTGCTTGGTGGTGTTGACAACATCTGGATT GCTCCTGGTACCCGTGTGCTGTATCTCGGTGGTGCCTCAGGAACAACCGTGTCTCATGTGTCTGATATTGTTGGACCG ACCGGTTTGGTCTATGCTGTTGAGTTCTCGCACAGGAGTGGTAGGGATCTTGTCAACATGGCCAAAAAGAGGACCAATGTAATTCCCATCATTGAAGATGCTAGGCACCCGGCGAGGTACCGGATGTTGGTTGGCATGGTTGATGTTATCTTCTCTGATGTTGCCCAGCCAGATCAG GATCTTAGCCCTCAATGCATCCTACTTCCTGAAGAATGGTGGACATTTTGTCATTTCAATCAAG GCGAATTGTATCGACTCCACCATGCCAGCTGA
- the LOC4337958 gene encoding probable cellulose synthase A catalytic subunit 1 [UDP-forming], whose protein sequence is MAANAGMVAGSRNRNEFVMIRPDGDAPPPAKPGKSVNGQVCQICGDTVGVSATGDVFVACNECAFPVCRPCYEYERKEGNQCCPQCKTRYKRHKGSPRVQGDEEEEDVDDLDNEFNYKHGNGKGPEWQIQRQGEDVDLSSSSRHEQHRIPRLTSGQQISGEIPDASPDRHSIRSGTSSYVDPSVPVPVRIVDPSKDLNSYGINSVDWQERVASWRNKQDKNMMQVANKYPEARGGDMEGTGSNGEDMQMVDDARLPLSRIVPIPSNQLNLYRIVIILRLIILMFFFQYRVTHPVRDAYGLWLVSVICEIWFALSWLLDQFPKWYPINRETYLDRLALRYDREGEPSQLAPIDVFVSTVDPLKEPPLITANTVLSILAVDYPVDKVSCYVSDDGSAMLTFEALSETAEFARKWVPFCKKHNIEPRAPEFYFAQKIDYLKDKIQPSFVKERRAMKREYEEFKVRINALVAKAQKVPEEGWTMADGTAWPGNNPRDHPGMIQVFLGHSGGLDTDGNELPRLVYVSREKRPGFQHHKKAGAMNALIRVSAVLTNGAYLLNVDCDHYFNSSKALREAMCFMMDPALGRKTCYVQFPQRFDGIDLHDRYANRNIVFFDINMKGLDGIQGPVYVGTGCCFNRQALYGYDPVLTEADLEPNIVVKSCCGGRKKKSKSYMDSKNRMMKRTESSAPIFNMEDIEEGIEGYEDERSVLMSQKRLEKRFGQSPIFIASTFMTQGGIPPSTNPASLLKEAIHVISCGYEDKTEWGKEIGWIYGSVTEDILTGFKMHARGWISIYCMPPRPCFKGSAPINLSDRLNQVLRWALGSVEILLSRHCPIWYGYNGRLKLLERLAYINTIVYPITSIPLIAYCVLPAICLLTNKFIIPEISNYAGMFFILLFASIFATGILELRWSGVGIEDWWRNEQFWVIGGTSAHLFAVFQGLLKVLAGIDTNFTVTSKASDEDGDFAELYVFKWTSLLIPPTTVLVINLVGMVAGISYAINSGYQSWGPLFGKLFFSIWVILHLYPFLKGLMGRQNRTPTIVIVWSILLASIFSLLWVKIDPFISPTQKAVALGQCGVNC, encoded by the exons atggcggcgaACGCGGGGATGGTGGCGGGATCCCGCAACCGGAACGAGTTCGTCATGATCCGccccgacggcgacgcgccaccgccg GCTAAGCCAGGGAAGAGTGTGAATGGTCAGGTCTGCCAGATTTGTGGCGACACTGTTGGCGTCTCGGCCACCGGCGACGTCTTTGTTGCCTGCAATGAGTGCGCCTTCCCGGTCTGCCGCCCTTGCTACGAGTACGAGCGCAAGGAAGGGAACCAGTGCTGCCCCCAGTGCAAGACTAGATACAAGAGGCACAAAG GTAGCCCTAGAGTTCagggcgatgaggaggaggaagatgttGATGACCTGGACAATGAATTCAATTATAAGCATGGCAATGGCAAAGGTCCAGAGTGGCAGATACAGAGACAGGGGGAAGATGTTGACCTGTCTTCATCTTCTCGCCACGAACAACATCGGATTCCCCGTCTGACAAGTGGGCAACAG ATCTCAGGAGAGATCCCTGATGCTTCCCCCGATCGCCATTCTATCCGCAGCGGAACATCAAGCTATGTTGATCCAAGTGTTCCAG TTCCTGTGAGGATTGTGGACCCCTCCAAGGACTTGAATTCCTATGGGATTAACAGTGTTGACTGGCAAGAAAGAGTTGCCAGCTGGAGGAACAAGCAGGACAAAAATATGATGCAGGTAGCTAATAAATATCCAGAGGCAAGAGGGGGAGACATGGAAGGGACTGGTTCAAATGGTGAAGATATGCAAAT GGTTGATGATGCACGTCTACCTCTGAGCCGCATAGTGCCTATCCCTTCAAACCAGCTCAACCTTTACCGGATTGTTATCATTCTCCGTCTTATCATCCTGATGTTCTTCTTCCAATATCGTGTCACTCATCCAGTGCGGGATGCTTATGGATTGTGGCTAGTATCTGTTATCTGTGAAATTTGGTTTGCCTTATCCTGGCTCCTAGATCAATTCCCAAAGTGGTACCCGATAAACCGTGAAACATACCTTGACAGGCTTGCATTGAG ATATGATAGGGAGGGAGAGCCATCACAGCTTGCTCCCATTGATGTCTTTGTCAGTACGGTGGATCCACTAAAGGAACCTCCTCTGATCACAGCAAACACTGTTTTGTCCATTCTGGCTGTGGATTACCCTGTTGACAAAGTGTCATGCTATGTTTCTGACGATGGTTCAGCTATGTTAACTTTTGAGGCTCTGTCAGAAACTGCAGAATTTGCTAGGAAGTGGGTTCCGTTTTGCAAGAAGCACAATATTGAACCACGAGCTCCAGAGTTTTACTTTGCTCAAAAAATAGATTACCTGAAGGACAAAATCCAACCTTCCTTTGTTAAAGAAAGGCGGGCAATGAAG AGAGAGTATGAAGAATTCAAGGTACGGATCAATGCTCTTGTTGCGAAGGCACAAAAAGTACCTGAAGAGGGGTGGACCATGGCTGATGGCACTGCTTGGCCTGGGAATAACCCAAGGGATCACCCTGGCATGATTCAG GTGTTCTTGGGGCACAGTGGTGGGCTTGACACTGATGGTAACGAGTTGCCACGGCTTGTCTACGTCTCTCGTGAAAAGAGGCCAGGATTCCAGCATCACAAGAAGGCTGGTGCAATGAATGCATTG ATTCGTGTATCTGCTGTGCTGACAAATGGTGCCTATCTTCTCAATGTGGATTGTGATCACTACTTCAACAGTAGCAAAGCTCTTAGAGAAGCAATGTGCTTCATGATGGATCCCGCACTAGGAAGGAAAACTTGTTATGTTCAGTTCCCACAAAGATTTGATGGCATTGACTTGCACGATCGATACGCTAATCGCAACATAGTCTTCTTTGAT ATTAACATGAAAGGTTTAGATGGCATTCAGGGTCCAGTTTATGTGGGAACAGGTTGCTGCTTCAATAGGCAGGCCTTGTATGGCTATGATCCTGTACTAACTGAGGCTGATTTGGAACCTAACATTGTTGTTAAGAGCTGCTGTGGTGGCAGAAAGAAAAAGAGCAAGAGCTACATGGATAGCAAAAACCGTATGATGAAGAGAACAGAGTCTTCAGCTCCTATCTTTAACATGGAAGATATAGAAGAGGGCATTGAAG GTTATGAAGATGAAAGGTCAGTGCTGATGTCCCAGAAGAGATTAGAGAAACGTTTTGGTCAATCGCCAATTTTTATTGCGTCCACCTTCATGACTCAAGGAGGCATACCACCCTCAACGAACCCAGCATCTCTACTGAAGGAAGCCATCCATGTTATCAGTTGTGGATATGAGGACAAAACTGAATGGGGAAAAGAG ATTGGCTGGATCTATGGTTCAGTTACTGAGGATATTCTGACTGGATTTAAAATGCACGCAAGAGGTTGGATATCAATCTATTGCATGCCACCACGGCCATGCTTCAAGGGTTCTGCGCCAATCAATCTGTCTGATCGTCTTAACCAAGTGCTACGTTGGGCTCTTGGGTCTGTTGAGATTCTGCTTAGCAGACATTGTCCTATCTGGTATGGTTACAATGGGCGTTTGAAACTTCTGGAGAGGCTGGCTTACATTAACACCATTGTTTATCCAATTACATCCATTCCACTTATCGCCTATTGTGTGCTTCCTGCTATCTGTCTCCTCACCAACAAATTTATCATTCCTGAG ATTAGCAATTATGCTGGGATGTTCTTTATTCTGCTTTTCGCCTCCATTTTCGCAACTGGTATTCTGGAGCTCCGATGGAGTGGTGTTGGTATCGAGGACTGGTGGAGAAATGAACAGTTCTGGGTCATTGGTGGCACATCTGCCCATCTCTTCGCTGTGTTCCAGGGTCTTCTGAAAGTGTTAGCAGGAATTGATACCAACTTCACTGTTACCTCAAAGGCGTCCGATGAGGATGGTGACTTTGCTGAGCTATACGTGTTCAAGTGGACCAGTCTCCTCATTCCCCCGACCACCGTGCTTGTCATCAACCTGGTGGGCATGGTGGCGGGTATATCATATGCCATTAACAGCGGTTACCAATCATGGGGTCCTCTCTTTGGAAAGCTCTTCTTCTCCATCTGGGTGATCCTCCATCTCTACCCCTTCCTCAAGGGTCTCATGGGCAGGCAGAACCGCACTCCGACCATCGTCATCGTCTGGTCGATCCTCCTCGCGTCGATCTTCTCCCTTCTGTGGGTCAAGATCGATCCTTTCATTTCGCCTACTCAGAAAGCCGTCGCCTTGGGGCAATGCGGTGTGAACTGCTGA